From the genome of Blautia hydrogenotrophica DSM 10507:
TCCCCTAAAAACCTGCTTTTCAGACCAGATCGTTTTTTCGTCTCTCTTACATCATTCCCATTCCTGGGTTGCCTGCTGGCATTGCAGGAGTATCTTCTTTGATAATAGATACTACAGACTCTGTGGTCAACAATGTAGACGCAACACTGGTCGCATTCTGCAGAGCGCTTCTGGTAACCTTTACTGGATCCAAAATTCCACTCTCAATCATATCCACATACTTCTCATTCAAAGCGTCAAATCCAGTTCCCGGCTCAGACTCTTTTACTTTGTTGATAATTACAGACCCTTCCAGTCCGGCATTTGCAGCGATATGATACAGCGGAGCCTCCAATGCCTTCAGAATAATGTTCGCACCGGTCTTCTCATCGCCTTCCAGATCTGCAGCCATTTTAGCGACTTCTTTCGCTGCATGGATATATGCAGAGCCACCTCCTGCAATGATTCCTTCCTCTACTGCTGCCTTGGTTGCTGCCAAAGCGTCTTCCAGGCGCAGTTTTGCCTCTTTCATCTCAGTCTCTGTCGCAGCACCTACACGGATTACCGCAACACCACCTGCCATCTTAGCCAGTCTTTCCTGCAATTTCTCGCGGTCAAAGTCTGACTTCGTCTCCTCAATCTGAGCACGAATCTGTGCAACTCTGTTCGCAATGTCCTCTTTTGCTCCTAAGCCATCTACAATTACTGTACTCTCTTTAGCGACTTTGACAGATTTCGCACGGCCTAGCTGAGAAAGATCTGCCTCTTTCAGATCCAAGCCCAACTCTTCAGATATCACCTGTCCGCCTGTCAAAATTGCAATATCCTGAAGCATTTCTTTTCTTCTGTCTCCATATCCCGGAGCTTTCACAGCTGCTACCTGGAAAGTACCTCTCAATTTGTTTACAATCAAAGTAGTGAGTGCCTCACCCTCCACATCTTCTGCGATAATCAAAAGTTTTGCGTTCGCCTGAACCACTTTCTCCAGAAGAGGCAGCAGCTCCTGGATATTGCTGATCTTCTTATCTGTGATCAGAATATAAGGGTCCTCCAAGGTTGCTTCCATTTTCTCCATATCTGTGGACATGTAAGCAGAGATATAGCCTCTGTCAAACTGCATACCTTCTACTAAATCCAGCTCCGTGTGCATGGTCTTAGATTCCTCTACTGTGATGACACCATCTTTGGAAACCTTCTCCATAGCATCTGCCACCAGAGTTCCGACTTCCTCATCGCTTGCAGAGATCGCTGCCACATTGGCCACCTGAGCTTTTCCGCTGATGGTCTTGCTCATCTTCATAATCGCATCGACAGCTGTATCTGTAGCTTTCTTCATTCCTTTTCTCAGAATGATTGGGTTCGCGCCTGCTGCTAGATTCTTCATTCCTTCGTTAACCATAGCCTGGGCCAAAACAGTAGCTGTCGTGGTCCCATCGCCTGCCACATCATTGGTCTTAGAGGCAACTTCTTTGATCAGCTGAGCTCCCATATTCTCGAATCCGTCTTCCAGCTCGATCTCTTTCGCGATAGTGACACCATCGTTGGTGATCAGCGGAGCACCGTATGGTTTGTCCAGTACAACATTTCTTCCTTTCGGTCCCAGTGTAACTCTTACAGTATCTGCCAGCTGATTCACACCCTGCTCCAATGCGGCTCTGGCCTCAGCCCCGAATTTAATTTCTTTTGCCATGATTGCATTCCTCCTGATTGATATCTGAATTTTCTTACTTGCTTCTTAATTTATTTGACAACCGCTAAAATATCACTCTGTCTGACAATAATATACTCCTCACCGTCAAGCTTCACTTCGGTTCCTGCATATTTAGAGTAAATTACCTGATCGTCCACGGCTACTTCCATCTTTACTTCTTTTCCATCTACGACTCCACCCGGTCCTACAGCAACTACTGCCGCCTGCTGTGGTTTCTCCTGTGCCTGACCTGGCAGTACAATACCAGACTGAGTCTTCTCTTCTGCCTCTAACTGTTTCAATACTACTCTGTCACCCAATGGTACTAACTTCATATCTATTGCCTCCTTCTATTTTTCACTCTCTTTATTAGCACTCATTTTGATCGAGTGCTAATCACTGTCCTTATATTAGTGAATTCCACTGTTTTCTGCAACCCTTTAGAACTTAGTATATTCCTATATTTCACCATATATTCTCATTAATTCTAACTTTTTCTTTTATTTTCTCATCTTTTATATTTTTATCATTTTGAAAGAGGACAGGCTTATCGCGCAAACCCTCATACCGCCTATCAGCGGCACCTCCAACGTCTGTGCGCCTCGGCAAGCAAGCTCACCAGCCGCTGTCCGGGAGCTTATACCGTAACATAAAAACCTGTATATCTGATTCTCACCCAGATATACAGGTTTTTATACATTTATTTTGTCCTATAGGAGTATCTCTCTTTTTATTTATCACTCAAGCTTTTTTGGCTCTCTGTGTCTTGATTTCTTCCAACTCATCAAAAATTACTTCGTTGAGAACCTTAATATATGTGCCCTTCATCCCTGAAGACCTGGACTCAATCACTCCCGCACTCTCAAATTTGCGCAGAGCATTCACAATAACAGATCTGGTGATGCCCACTCTGTCAGCAATTTTGCTGGCCACCAGTATTCCCTCATCTCCATCCAGCTCATCAAAAATATGGATGATCGCTTCCAGTTCCGAAAAGGACAGTGTGTTAAAGGCCGATTTTACTACTTGCTGTTTTCGATCTTCCTCTGCATTTTCCTCATGCACGGATCTCATCATCTCCAGCCCTACAACGGTTGTCCCATATTCGCTGACGATGATATCCTCAATGTCGTAAGATTTGTCATTTCGGTACATAAATACCGTTCCCAGGCGCTCTCCTGCAATATCAATAGGATTGATAATCCCTTGATATCTCTGAATATCTGAAGCCTCAAACCCCAATGTCTGAAGATTTACATTTTCTTTCGTAGACAACACTTCCAGAAAACGTTCGTTTAACAAGTGGTCAATATAGCCACCTACCTTATCTTCAATCAATTCAGTTAACTCCTCTACTCCAGGACATAAACTGACACCCAATACTTTTCCCTTTTTGCTGATGACCAAAATATTAGAGCTTAACGTCTCCATCAGAACCTGACAAATATCATTGAACACAACCTTACTAGAACTGCTGTTATGCAAAAGCTTATTGATCTTTCTGGTTTTGTCTAATAATTGAACGCTCATTGGTGTCCTCCTTTCAAAATATTTTTTTGTCAGTTTTACTCCTTAATTTATACTACCATGGTATACATATTAAAATCAACCTATTTTTTTAGATTTTTTCATTTTTTTTTGCATTTTTAAATAGTTGATAGATTTCTCAGGATGAAAAATCAAAAAATGCTGTCTTTTTTTTGGAAGACAGCATTTTTTAAGGAATTTTCACGCTTTTATCGGTTCTTCCTCCTGGATCTTTTTCACAAATCCACAAGTCTCATTACTACACACTAATTTATTGCCCTTCTCAACCATATAGCTTCCGCAATTTGGGCATTTCTCTTTGGAAGGTTTCTGCCAGGACATAAATTCA
Proteins encoded in this window:
- the groES gene encoding co-chaperone GroES, with the protein product MKLVPLGDRVVLKQLEAEEKTQSGIVLPGQAQEKPQQAAVVAVGPGGVVDGKEVKMEVAVDDQVIYSKYAGTEVKLDGEEYIIVRQSDILAVVK
- the codY gene encoding GTP-sensing pleiotropic transcriptional regulator CodY, whose product is MSVQLLDKTRKINKLLHNSSSSKVVFNDICQVLMETLSSNILVISKKGKVLGVSLCPGVEELTELIEDKVGGYIDHLLNERFLEVLSTKENVNLQTLGFEASDIQRYQGIINPIDIAGERLGTVFMYRNDKSYDIEDIIVSEYGTTVVGLEMMRSVHEENAEEDRKQQVVKSAFNTLSFSELEAIIHIFDELDGDEGILVASKIADRVGITRSVIVNALRKFESAGVIESRSSGMKGTYIKVLNEVIFDELEEIKTQRAKKA
- the groL gene encoding chaperonin GroEL (60 kDa chaperone family; promotes refolding of misfolded polypeptides especially under stressful conditions; forms two stacked rings of heptamers to form a barrel-shaped 14mer; ends can be capped by GroES; misfolded proteins enter the barrel where they are refolded when GroES binds); protein product: MAKEIKFGAEARAALEQGVNQLADTVRVTLGPKGRNVVLDKPYGAPLITNDGVTIAKEIELEDGFENMGAQLIKEVASKTNDVAGDGTTTATVLAQAMVNEGMKNLAAGANPIILRKGMKKATDTAVDAIMKMSKTISGKAQVANVAAISASDEEVGTLVADAMEKVSKDGVITVEESKTMHTELDLVEGMQFDRGYISAYMSTDMEKMEATLEDPYILITDKKISNIQELLPLLEKVVQANAKLLIIAEDVEGEALTTLIVNKLRGTFQVAAVKAPGYGDRRKEMLQDIAILTGGQVISEELGLDLKEADLSQLGRAKSVKVAKESTVIVDGLGAKEDIANRVAQIRAQIEETKSDFDREKLQERLAKMAGGVAVIRVGAATETEMKEAKLRLEDALAATKAAVEEGIIAGGGSAYIHAAKEVAKMAADLEGDEKTGANIILKALEAPLYHIAANAGLEGSVIINKVKESEPGTGFDALNEKYVDMIESGILDPVKVTRSALQNATSVASTLLTTESVVSIIKEDTPAMPAGNPGMGMM